A genomic region of Fodinisporobacter ferrooxydans contains the following coding sequences:
- a CDS encoding phosphogluconate dehydrogenase C-terminal domain-containing protein, which produces MTTIALVGAGGKMGNRLADNLRNSNYDMLYVEISEKGIRQLAQKNLTVTPLLDAVNQADVIILAVPDIAIGEISADIVPQMKPGSLLMLLDPAAAYMRHLPDREDISYFITHPCHPPIYNDEVTPEAKADLFGGVAARQSIVCALMQGPESDYAKGEEIARRMYSPILRSHRITVEQMATLEPTMAETVLGTCIVVLKEAMDEAVKCGVPPEAARDFMLGHITTIMASVFGITGSPLSDAALVAIEYGKKQILQPNWRDVFSTEKLNETIDLMLHPSKLETTI; this is translated from the coding sequence ATGACAACGATTGCATTGGTAGGAGCAGGCGGTAAAATGGGAAATAGACTTGCTGACAACCTTAGAAATTCAAACTATGATATGCTGTATGTCGAGATTAGCGAAAAAGGGATACGCCAACTTGCTCAAAAGAATTTAACTGTTACACCGCTTCTTGATGCGGTGAATCAGGCGGATGTCATCATTCTGGCTGTTCCCGATATTGCCATTGGCGAGATTTCCGCAGACATCGTTCCGCAAATGAAACCAGGCTCGCTGCTGATGTTGCTGGATCCGGCAGCAGCGTATATGAGACACTTGCCGGACCGTGAGGACATCAGTTATTTTATCACGCATCCTTGCCACCCGCCGATTTATAATGATGAAGTTACCCCGGAAGCAAAGGCCGATTTGTTCGGAGGGGTAGCAGCGAGGCAGTCCATTGTATGTGCCCTGATGCAAGGTCCTGAGAGTGATTATGCGAAAGGCGAGGAAATTGCCCGCAGAATGTATTCCCCCATTTTGCGTTCCCATCGCATCACGGTAGAACAAATGGCGACACTGGAACCGACGATGGCGGAAACAGTTTTAGGCACGTGTATCGTTGTCTTAAAGGAAGCGATGGATGAAGCAGTAAAGTGCGGGGTTCCACCGGAAGCGGCGCGTGATTTCATGCTTGGGCATATCACGACAATCATGGCATCCGTGTTTGGAATTACAGGTTCACCCCTCTCCGATGCTGCGCTTGTAGCCATTGAATATGGGAAAAAACAAATTCTTCAACCGAATTGGCGAGATGTATTTTCGACGGAGAAACTAAATGAAACGATTGACCTCATGTTGCATCCGTCAAAATTGGAAACAACCATTTGA
- a CDS encoding hemerythrin domain-containing protein: MKTFAFQFSDSFIKPLLDNGYSKVVQFSFPKGKVLEKHKTSSDILVFVPQGNIRFQAVEEAVLKSGEMISLEKNIEHSITALEDSIVVLVLTPSPSAHSILKPQTAKPPTHERMSTEHVKKAVSPQLWSFVEEHAELLQILDKAAEGYEADTYALVDRMVEEELNKHFRYEEEYLFPALGKYIGTTAGPIAVMLAEHKIIRDNHQQLQKKLQQLQNGQGDETDVVQAYSALEGVLRPHIIKEDNVLFPMASGVMSEEDKDNVARLVNEEKGE, translated from the coding sequence ATGAAAACATTTGCGTTTCAATTCTCCGATTCATTTATCAAACCGTTATTGGATAACGGATATTCAAAAGTAGTTCAGTTCTCCTTTCCAAAAGGGAAAGTTTTGGAAAAGCATAAAACGTCAAGCGATATTCTGGTCTTTGTCCCGCAAGGAAACATTCGTTTTCAAGCTGTCGAAGAAGCTGTGTTAAAAAGCGGAGAAATGATCAGCCTGGAGAAGAATATTGAACATTCCATCACGGCATTGGAAGACAGCATTGTCGTGCTGGTGCTGACGCCAAGCCCGAGCGCCCACTCCATCCTGAAACCGCAAACGGCAAAACCGCCAACACATGAAAGAATGTCTACAGAACATGTGAAAAAAGCGGTATCGCCGCAATTGTGGTCATTTGTCGAGGAACATGCGGAACTTTTGCAAATATTAGACAAAGCGGCAGAAGGCTACGAAGCAGACACATATGCATTGGTGGATCGCATGGTCGAAGAAGAATTAAACAAACATTTCCGCTATGAAGAGGAATATCTCTTTCCCGCTCTCGGAAAATATATCGGTACAACTGCCGGTCCGATCGCTGTCATGCTGGCAGAGCATAAAATCATCCGGGATAACCATCAGCAATTGCAAAAGAAACTGCAGCAATTGCAAAATGGGCAAGGTGATGAAACAGATGTTGTACAGGCATATTCCGCGTTGGAAGGTGTCCTTCGACCACACATCATCAAAGAAGACAATGTACTGTTCCCGATGGCGAGCGGTGTGATGTCGGAAGAGGATAAAGACAACGTGGCCCGTTTGGTCAATGAAGAAAAAGGCGAATAG
- a CDS encoding GntR family transcriptional regulator yields MNGVNDNNLNTPPPLLKEKAYRTIKDGIMHEVFRPGQFLSERQLIDYLGMSKTPIKAALERLEAEGFITVSPKQGIIVREMSIEKISNIYDLRIALEMFVVEQLSGKLRNDQIDEIEKNLLKTRELAVSEDEKGFAQADAEFHLLLCKFSGNAEIFRVMENYQDHLYRVVLRVLKRDSGRMNSSYVDHVGIFESLLTNDSEQPQKLMKEHILYGKRLFL; encoded by the coding sequence ATGAATGGAGTGAACGACAACAATTTGAATACCCCCCCTCCTCTCTTGAAGGAAAAGGCATATCGAACGATAAAAGACGGAATTATGCATGAAGTATTTCGACCCGGACAATTTCTTTCCGAAAGACAATTAATCGATTATCTGGGCATGAGTAAAACTCCGATTAAAGCGGCTCTCGAACGATTGGAGGCAGAGGGGTTTATCACGGTATCTCCCAAACAAGGGATTATCGTACGTGAAATGTCGATTGAGAAGATTAGCAATATCTATGATTTGCGTATTGCACTGGAGATGTTTGTAGTGGAACAACTTTCCGGGAAATTGAGGAATGACCAAATCGACGAAATCGAGAAAAATTTGCTTAAAACAAGAGAATTGGCCGTTTCTGAAGATGAGAAAGGGTTTGCACAGGCGGATGCAGAGTTTCACCTGCTTCTTTGCAAGTTCTCGGGAAATGCAGAGATTTTTCGTGTTATGGAAAACTATCAAGACCATCTATATCGTGTTGTACTTCGTGTGTTAAAACGCGATTCTGGAAGGATGAATTCTTCTTATGTGGACCATGTCGGCATTTTTGAATCACTGCTGACGAACGATTCGGAACAACCGCAAAAATTAATGAAAGAACATATCCTCTATGGGAAGCGACTCTTCCTTTAA
- a CDS encoding DUF2294 domain-containing protein, whose amino-acid sequence MNATKVAHEFSNLVREVRKKHTGKGPEQIITRFAGPWAICEMKGNMTNLENFMSQTEEGKRMIHATRTEFIKKIYEDPELVSKFEAIVNAKLITIFNDFNIDLDTAITVYVFDRTLQIEEKPTH is encoded by the coding sequence ATGAATGCAACCAAAGTTGCGCATGAATTTTCAAATCTGGTGCGGGAAGTCCGGAAAAAACATACAGGAAAAGGACCGGAACAAATCATAACCCGTTTTGCCGGTCCCTGGGCGATTTGCGAGATGAAAGGCAATATGACGAATCTGGAAAATTTTATGAGTCAAACAGAGGAAGGAAAGCGCATGATCCATGCGACCCGTACAGAATTTATCAAAAAAATCTATGAAGATCCCGAACTGGTTTCCAAATTTGAAGCGATCGTCAATGCAAAATTAATAACGATCTTTAATGATTTTAATATTGATCTCGATACGGCAATTACCGTTTATGTATTCGATCGTACGCTTCAAATTGAGGAGAAACCAACTCATTGA
- a CDS encoding DUF1641 domain-containing protein, translated as MAQPITLIRKHLPDEQELQQESLEQVISDIAEHGKAMQETIHLLHELHKSGLLEAATALLEAKETIAKIAVGQLSKPNVTNILNHLLGAADGLGQIDPATTKKVVQGLARGLERAGEHVDDDKKMGMFDFWKYLRDPDINRAIAFGLHLLKGLGEGLETKIRL; from the coding sequence ATGGCTCAACCAATCACGCTAATTCGAAAACATCTTCCTGACGAACAGGAATTGCAACAGGAATCATTGGAACAAGTAATTTCCGATATCGCCGAACATGGGAAAGCTATGCAAGAAACGATTCATTTGCTGCATGAATTGCATAAAAGCGGATTGTTGGAAGCGGCAACCGCACTTTTGGAAGCGAAAGAAACGATTGCAAAGATCGCCGTCGGGCAATTGTCAAAGCCGAATGTGACAAACATATTGAATCATTTGCTGGGGGCAGCCGATGGCCTTGGACAAATTGATCCCGCGACGACAAAAAAGGTGGTTCAGGGTTTGGCGCGCGGGCTTGAACGAGCAGGCGAGCATGTGGATGATGATAAGAAAATGGGGATGTTTGATTTCTGGAAATATTTGCGCGACCCTGATATCAATCGTGCCATTGCCTTTGGATTGCATCTTTTGAAAGGACTGGGGGAAGGGTTGGAAACAAAAATTCGCTTGTAA
- a CDS encoding cysteine hydrolase family protein, whose translation MKASNKALLVMDIQEGIAQRYANSADFFTPFQQAIKAAREANIPVIYVRIAFRDGYPEVSAKNKMFSAISQNGGFTETASSTQIHAAVAPEHGDAVVIKRRVSAFSGSDLDVVLRAQQIDTLILMGIATSGVVLSTVREAADRDYSLVVLSDACIDADPEVQRVLMEKVFPRQADVMSVRDWVARILL comes from the coding sequence ATGAAAGCATCGAACAAAGCCTTGCTCGTCATGGATATTCAGGAGGGAATTGCACAAAGATACGCAAATTCGGCAGATTTCTTCACACCTTTCCAACAAGCTATCAAAGCGGCACGCGAGGCAAACATACCGGTCATTTACGTACGGATAGCTTTTCGAGACGGGTATCCGGAGGTAAGCGCAAAGAATAAAATGTTTTCTGCCATATCACAGAATGGCGGATTTACGGAAACTGCATCGTCGACTCAGATCCATGCAGCAGTAGCGCCCGAGCATGGAGATGCCGTCGTGATCAAACGGCGAGTGAGCGCATTCTCCGGCAGCGACCTGGACGTGGTGTTGCGTGCACAACAAATTGATACATTGATACTTATGGGAATTGCTACAAGCGGTGTTGTGCTCTCGACCGTTCGGGAGGCCGCTGACCGGGATTACAGTCTGGTTGTGCTGTCGGATGCTTGCATTGACGCCGATCCGGAGGTTCAGCGGGTGCTCATGGAGAAGGTATTCCCGCGACAGGCGGATGTCATGAGCGTGAGAGATTGGGTCGCTCGGATCCTTTTATAA
- a CDS encoding diguanylate cyclase domain-containing protein, which translates to MSNSILLFLEYIVPVVILFYMAVEVYVRNPRISEYRIASAIVFTFMLMLAGEYIRQIVPIKYSPILVTYWLGNIGALNACLGFHFHFKILNASKKITAWLYIPISYSLIVPSLLELIQQKNIYNSRLFERDGMFIYPIFNAPYYIAIGVGVFVICLFTGMLAIAYSASQSEKEKKRTTLLLYGTIATLISQILFGYIKFTQLPPYPYLFTDVIWLFFLRWAMIQYDFLPSASKRFETLFELNPVAIVVADEYGYVMEMNPAAKLLLGGDCKTIYDFCSEESKELLSKLYTEHFNSRKMLKECEMKFYNKEDDLFIGVVEADYVEMDASYATILIIRDETEQRKNRSKLEYLAFHDALTGLPNRRLFTKKLQEAIEKSQNKYNIAVLYVDGDDFKRINDTMGHETGDQFLKLFAERLQQCLGPFDLLARLGGDEFIFLLNNVHHEEYVESFALKIIEKLKKPFVLSSREFLVSGSIGISINNEERMDAETMICYSDIAMYEAKKSGRNTYRMFNHTMLREVLPSQLPIDTSFSFEN; encoded by the coding sequence ATGAGTAATTCAATTCTACTCTTTTTGGAGTATATCGTACCGGTAGTAATTCTTTTTTATATGGCCGTTGAAGTTTATGTCCGCAATCCAAGAATATCAGAGTATCGTATTGCAAGCGCCATTGTTTTTACGTTTATGTTAATGCTGGCAGGAGAATACATTCGACAAATCGTACCAATCAAGTACAGCCCAATTCTTGTAACCTATTGGTTGGGCAACATCGGCGCATTGAACGCCTGTTTGGGATTTCATTTTCATTTTAAAATTTTGAATGCAAGCAAGAAAATAACGGCATGGTTGTATATTCCCATTAGTTATAGTTTGATTGTACCAAGTTTGCTTGAACTCATTCAACAGAAAAATATTTATAATAGCAGACTATTTGAACGTGATGGGATGTTTATTTATCCAATTTTTAATGCTCCATACTATATAGCGATTGGAGTGGGTGTCTTTGTCATTTGCTTATTTACTGGCATGTTGGCAATTGCTTATTCTGCTTCCCAAAGCGAAAAAGAAAAGAAAAGGACCACTCTGCTTTTATATGGAACAATCGCCACTCTTATATCGCAAATCCTATTCGGTTACATTAAATTCACACAATTGCCACCGTATCCGTATCTTTTCACTGATGTTATTTGGCTGTTTTTTTTACGCTGGGCAATGATCCAATACGATTTTTTGCCGTCTGCCTCCAAAAGGTTTGAGACTCTTTTTGAACTGAATCCAGTTGCAATCGTAGTGGCGGATGAGTACGGATATGTGATGGAAATGAATCCTGCCGCTAAATTGTTATTAGGAGGTGATTGTAAAACCATTTATGATTTTTGCTCGGAAGAAAGCAAGGAATTGCTAAGTAAACTATACACAGAACATTTTAATTCCAGAAAGATGCTGAAAGAATGCGAAATGAAATTCTATAATAAGGAAGACGATTTATTTATTGGCGTGGTGGAAGCAGATTATGTAGAAATGGATGCTTCATATGCAACAATCTTAATCATTCGCGATGAAACTGAACAAAGAAAAAATAGAAGCAAGTTGGAGTATCTGGCATTTCATGACGCATTAACAGGGTTGCCTAATCGCAGATTGTTTACAAAAAAATTACAAGAGGCCATCGAAAAGTCCCAAAACAAATATAACATTGCCGTTCTTTATGTAGATGGAGATGATTTTAAACGAATCAATGATACGATGGGACATGAAACAGGGGACCAGTTTCTCAAACTGTTTGCCGAGCGTCTGCAACAATGTCTGGGCCCCTTTGATTTACTCGCCCGATTGGGTGGGGATGAGTTTATCTTTCTATTGAACAACGTACATCATGAGGAATATGTCGAAAGTTTTGCTTTGAAAATTATTGAAAAATTAAAAAAACCATTCGTTTTAAGCAGCCGAGAGTTTCTTGTATCAGGAAGCATTGGTATTTCGATAAATAATGAAGAACGGATGGACGCGGAAACAATGATTTGCTATTCAGATATAGCAATGTATGAAGCAAAAAAATCAGGAAGAAATACATACCGAATGTTTAATCATACAATGCTTCGGGAGGTATTGCCATCTCAACTTCCCATTGACACATCATTTTCATTTGAAAACTAA
- a CDS encoding four-carbon acid sugar kinase family protein, which translates to MKPESTNHLLLCYYGDDFTGSTDSMEALAAHGVKTVLFLQPPTIEQLKEKFPDIQCFGVAGTSRSMTPEAMERELQQVFRQLQLFKTPIVHYKVCSTFDSSPAVGSIGKVIDIGKQRFAESRVIPLLVGAPALQRYTVFGNHFATVCEDTYRLDRHPTMSKHPITPMHESDLRIHLNNQTSSKIALMDLFDLEGDLDAVIQRFERRLESRPDVMLFDVFDQKRLETAGALLWRETQTTQLFVVGSSGVQYALTSYWKSQGMIDGSNLESMNHCQPVEQLLVISGSCSPVTR; encoded by the coding sequence ATGAAACCAGAGTCTACGAATCATTTATTACTCTGTTATTATGGTGATGATTTTACCGGTTCCACGGATTCTATGGAAGCTCTTGCCGCACATGGAGTAAAAACAGTGCTGTTCCTGCAGCCACCCACTATAGAACAACTGAAAGAAAAATTTCCGGATATCCAGTGTTTTGGTGTTGCAGGAACCAGTCGATCCATGACACCGGAAGCAATGGAACGGGAATTACAGCAAGTATTCCGGCAATTACAGCTGTTCAAAACTCCTATCGTCCACTATAAGGTATGCTCTACATTTGATTCTTCGCCTGCAGTGGGAAGCATTGGGAAAGTGATAGACATTGGCAAACAACGGTTTGCAGAGAGTCGCGTCATTCCTCTGCTCGTCGGGGCTCCCGCGCTTCAAAGATACACAGTATTTGGAAATCACTTTGCGACAGTGTGTGAAGATACGTATCGATTGGATCGGCATCCGACGATGTCAAAGCATCCGATCACCCCTATGCATGAAAGCGATTTACGCATTCATTTGAATAACCAGACAAGCAGCAAAATAGCGTTAATGGATCTATTCGATTTGGAAGGGGATCTTGACGCTGTCATTCAGCGGTTCGAGCGTAGATTGGAAAGTCGGCCGGATGTCATGCTGTTCGATGTTTTCGATCAAAAACGCTTGGAAACAGCAGGTGCTCTCCTTTGGCGGGAAACGCAAACGACTCAACTCTTTGTTGTCGGTTCTTCAGGAGTTCAATATGCTTTGACTTCATACTGGAAAAGTCAAGGGATGATAGACGGTTCGAACCTGGAGTCCATGAATCATTGCCAGCCGGTTGAGCAGCTCCTTGTAATCAGTGGAAGCTGTTCGCCCGTTACCCGTTGA
- a CDS encoding phosphate-starvation-inducible protein PsiE yields MWRIQMFANFFQKLLNASLIGLGIILCYFLLNELFYILKEAFNPGDVEHDVLERVLVFFLYFGFISMIVKYFKEHYHFPLRYLIYIGITATVRFIIVNRQNVYENLILSIVILVLMLSYLMLTPKLFLNRVRDEG; encoded by the coding sequence GTGTGGCGGATCCAGATGTTTGCAAATTTTTTTCAAAAATTGCTAAATGCATCGTTGATCGGTTTGGGGATCATCTTATGTTATTTTCTTTTGAATGAACTGTTCTACATTCTGAAGGAAGCGTTTAACCCGGGAGATGTTGAACATGATGTGCTGGAACGAGTCTTGGTGTTTTTCCTGTACTTTGGGTTTATTTCAATGATTGTAAAATATTTCAAAGAACATTATCATTTTCCCTTGCGATATTTGATTTATATTGGAATAACGGCAACTGTGCGTTTTATTATCGTAAATCGGCAGAACGTGTATGAAAATCTGATATTGTCTATCGTTATACTTGTTTTGATGTTGAGTTATCTCATGCTCACACCCAAATTGTTTTTAAATCGGGTCAGAGATGAGGGCTAA
- the fdhD gene encoding formate dehydrogenase accessory sulfurtransferase FdhD — MYPVVVSRQVISYKNGNTQNVSDEIATEYPLTIFLNDEEFATLVCTPEYLEDLVVGFLASEGVIRNCDEIKDVLVDENKGFVYVETHSPKTFSTKFYSKRYITSCCGKSRQSFYFFNDAKTAKKITDKTAFLTDQDCFRLMNEMQQDATTFQLTGGVHNAALCDTKHIILSRMDIGRHNALDKIFGYCLKNSISLQGKVIAFSGRISSEVLLKVAKIGCEIVLSKSAPTELALQMADELGITAVGFIRNDSFNVYTHHERICAT, encoded by the coding sequence TTGTATCCGGTTGTCGTATCCAGACAGGTCATTTCCTATAAAAACGGAAATACACAAAACGTTTCCGATGAAATCGCAACAGAATATCCATTAACGATTTTTTTAAATGATGAAGAATTTGCAACGCTTGTCTGCACACCTGAATACCTGGAAGATTTGGTTGTCGGATTTTTGGCTTCGGAAGGCGTCATCCGCAACTGCGATGAAATCAAAGATGTATTGGTTGATGAAAACAAGGGATTTGTATATGTGGAAACACATAGTCCCAAAACATTCAGCACAAAATTTTACTCCAAGCGGTATATCACCTCTTGCTGTGGAAAAAGCCGCCAGAGTTTTTACTTTTTTAACGACGCCAAAACGGCGAAAAAAATCACGGATAAAACCGCATTTCTTACCGATCAAGACTGTTTTCGGCTGATGAATGAAATGCAACAGGATGCCACTACATTTCAGCTTACGGGCGGCGTACACAATGCGGCCCTGTGCGATACGAAACATATCATTCTATCAAGAATGGACATCGGGAGACATAATGCGCTCGATAAAATTTTCGGATATTGTCTCAAGAACAGCATTTCGTTGCAAGGTAAAGTCATTGCATTTAGTGGCCGGATTTCTTCTGAAGTGTTGCTGAAAGTGGCAAAAATCGGCTGCGAAATCGTCTTGTCAAAGTCAGCCCCAACAGAATTGGCTTTACAAATGGCGGACGAACTCGGAATTACAGCCGTCGGATTTATTCGTAACGACTCATTCAATGTATATACGCATCATGAACGAATTTGCGCAACATGA
- the fdhF gene encoding formate dehydrogenase subunit alpha, protein MNSITSSKGVLITIDGQSMQAEEGKTILQVILAQGLEHPHICYEPDLGPIQTCDTCIVDVDGQLMRACSTRIAPNMNIRTASERAKSAQLEAMDRILENHMLYCTVCDNNNGNCKVHNTAEHLEIEHQKYPYKEKPYEVDLSHPFYRYDPDQCILCGQCVEACQDLQVNETLSIDWERDRPRVIWDDDVPINESSCVSCGHCVTVCPCNALMETSMLGQAGFISGIEKDLLNPMIDLVKEVEPGYGGIFAISEVEAAMRETRTKKTKTVCTFCGVGCSFEVWTKGREILKVQPTSDAPANGISTCIKGKFGWDFVNSEERLTKPLIRRGDHFEEATWDEALDLIANKLGGIKDQFGGNAIGFISSSKVTNEENYLMQKLARQIFATNNVDNCSRYCQSPATDGLLRTVGYGGDAGTIQDIAGAGLVIVVGANPTEGHPVLATRVKRAHKLKGQKLIVSDLRKHEMAERADLYIHPKQGSDHAWIAAVAKYMIEQGWHDQTFIEERVSGFDVFVKSIEKYTLDYAEKQTGIAKEHLIQIAAMIHEADGVCVLWGMGVTQNTGGSNTSAAISNLLLVTGNYGRPGAGAYPLRGHNNVQGACDFGTLPAWLPGYQHIADDAARKKFELAWETSIPANPGLDNIQMLQAIEAGELKAMYLMGEEMAWVDSNANHVHDALSRLDFFVVQDIFLTKTAQFADVVLPAAPSLEKEGTFTNTERRIQRLYQVMEPMGEAKPDWWILREVANRLGAGWNYQCPGDIMDEAAVLSPIFAGVDYARLEGWDSLLWPVAKDGTDTPLLYTERFNFPDGKARLAPVEWILPVQMPEAYDLLLNNGRLLEHFHEGNMTNKSKGIQHKFPEVFVEVSPELADARGIAEGTLVRLESPYGAIRVRAVITDRVQGNELYLPMHSVSDQSAVNLLTGTATDQNTHTPAYKQTKVRMQVIEKSGKNPLPRINPRYAKRHPQAGVEVYRKWVRKDYRPLVDKNFEGGVKEWLNQSR, encoded by the coding sequence ATGAATTCCATTACGTCTTCGAAGGGTGTTTTGATTACAATCGATGGACAATCGATGCAGGCGGAAGAAGGCAAAACGATACTGCAAGTCATTCTCGCTCAGGGGCTGGAGCACCCGCATATTTGTTACGAACCGGATTTGGGACCCATTCAAACGTGCGATACCTGCATCGTCGATGTCGATGGCCAATTGATGCGTGCATGCTCCACTCGGATTGCACCGAATATGAACATTCGTACCGCATCCGAACGTGCAAAATCGGCACAACTGGAAGCCATGGATCGAATCTTGGAAAACCATATGCTGTATTGTACGGTTTGCGACAACAACAACGGAAACTGCAAAGTGCACAATACGGCTGAACATTTGGAAATTGAACATCAAAAATATCCTTATAAGGAAAAACCGTATGAAGTGGATCTGTCACATCCTTTTTATCGATACGATCCGGATCAATGTATTTTGTGTGGTCAATGCGTGGAAGCTTGTCAGGATTTGCAGGTCAATGAAACATTGTCGATCGACTGGGAGCGCGACCGTCCGCGGGTGATTTGGGACGATGATGTCCCTATCAATGAATCTTCCTGCGTTTCATGCGGACATTGTGTCACCGTCTGCCCATGCAATGCGCTGATGGAAACATCCATGCTGGGACAAGCCGGTTTTATATCCGGAATCGAAAAAGATCTTCTGAATCCAATGATCGATCTCGTGAAAGAAGTGGAACCTGGATATGGCGGGATTTTTGCCATTTCCGAAGTGGAAGCAGCCATGCGGGAAACCCGTACCAAGAAAACAAAAACCGTTTGCACGTTTTGTGGAGTCGGATGCAGTTTTGAGGTTTGGACAAAGGGACGGGAGATTCTGAAAGTTCAACCTACATCCGATGCGCCGGCTAACGGAATTTCTACATGCATCAAAGGAAAATTCGGCTGGGATTTCGTCAACAGCGAGGAACGTCTCACCAAGCCGTTGATCCGCAGAGGCGACCATTTTGAGGAAGCCACTTGGGATGAAGCTCTTGATCTCATCGCAAACAAACTTGGCGGGATCAAAGATCAATTCGGCGGGAATGCGATTGGATTTATTTCGTCCTCAAAAGTCACGAATGAAGAAAACTACCTGATGCAAAAACTTGCCCGCCAAATTTTTGCAACCAATAACGTGGACAACTGTTCGCGCTACTGCCAATCTCCTGCAACTGACGGATTGTTGCGCACCGTCGGCTATGGCGGCGATGCCGGCACGATTCAGGACATTGCCGGCGCGGGACTTGTCATCGTCGTCGGTGCTAATCCGACAGAAGGGCATCCGGTTTTGGCGACTCGAGTCAAGCGGGCGCATAAGTTAAAAGGGCAAAAATTGATCGTTTCGGATTTGCGCAAACACGAAATGGCGGAACGGGCCGATCTTTATATTCATCCCAAACAAGGCTCGGATCATGCATGGATTGCAGCTGTTGCCAAGTATATGATCGAGCAGGGATGGCATGATCAGACATTTATTGAGGAACGGGTCAGCGGCTTTGATGTGTTTGTCAAATCCATTGAAAAATACACGCTGGACTATGCGGAGAAGCAGACAGGGATTGCAAAAGAGCACCTGATTCAAATAGCTGCGATGATTCATGAAGCAGATGGAGTTTGTGTCTTGTGGGGTATGGGCGTCACGCAAAATACCGGCGGTAGCAATACAAGTGCAGCCATCAGCAACTTGTTATTGGTGACCGGCAACTACGGACGCCCGGGCGCCGGCGCATATCCTCTGCGCGGGCACAACAATGTACAAGGAGCATGTGACTTTGGCACGCTTCCGGCATGGCTGCCTGGCTATCAGCATATTGCCGATGATGCAGCGCGCAAGAAGTTCGAGCTTGCGTGGGAGACAAGCATTCCCGCAAATCCAGGTCTTGACAATATCCAGATGCTGCAAGCGATCGAAGCGGGTGAATTAAAAGCGATGTATTTGATGGGAGAAGAAATGGCATGGGTTGACTCCAATGCCAACCACGTTCATGATGCGCTCTCCCGGTTGGATTTCTTTGTGGTGCAAGACATTTTCCTGACCAAAACGGCACAATTCGCCGATGTCGTATTGCCGGCAGCACCGAGTTTGGAGAAGGAAGGGACATTCACCAATACGGAACGGCGTATCCAGCGGCTGTATCAAGTGATGGAACCAATGGGTGAAGCGAAACCGGATTGGTGGATTCTGCGGGAGGTAGCAAACCGTTTGGGAGCCGGCTGGAACTATCAATGCCCCGGTGACATTATGGATGAAGCGGCCGTATTGTCTCCGATTTTTGCCGGAGTCGATTATGCCCGTCTGGAAGGCTGGGATAGTCTGTTGTGGCCTGTTGCCAAGGATGGAACAGATACACCATTGTTATACACGGAGCGGTTCAATTTTCCGGACGGGAAAGCCCGCTTGGCTCCCGTGGAATGGATTCTTCCCGTGCAAATGCCGGAAGCATATGATTTGCTTTTGAATAATGGCCGTCTGTTGGAACATTTCCATGAAGGAAATATGACAAACAAATCCAAAGGCATTCAACATAAGTTTCCGGAAGTGTTTGTGGAGGTATCGCCGGAGTTGGCCGATGCACGCGGCATTGCGGAGGGAACATTGGTGCGTCTGGAGTCTCCATATGGAGCGATTCGGGTTCGGGCAGTCATTACCGATCGCGTGCAGGGAAATGAGCTCTATTTGCCTATGCATTCCGTCAGTGATCAGTCGGCTGTCAATCTTCTCACGGGTACGGCTACAGATCAGAATACACATACGCCGGCGTATAAACAAACAAAAGTACGGATGCAGGTGATAGAAAAAAGCGGAAAGAACCCGCTGCCGAGAATCAACCCTCGGTATGCCAAGCGACATCCACAAGCCGGTGTTGAAGTCTATCGGAAATGGGTGCGGAAAGACTATCGGCCGCTGGTGGACAAGAATTTTGAAGGAGGTGTGAAAGAATGGCTCAACCAATCACGCTAA